In Kazachstania africana CBS 2517 chromosome 11, complete genome, the DNA window ACGTTTCATACCTGTATGTGGGAGAAGTGCAATTATCACTTTTGgaattattcaagaataaaGAGACCCCACATGCGTACAATTTCCATATTCCAAATAAGTGGTATCGATTGTATGACTACAAGAGAAATAAGAATGTAATTGGTGAGATTCAGTTGGGTTTTACTCTTATTtgtgatttgaaaaaactcACTACCTATGAGGGTTATCGTTCTTGGGAACATAAACTGTTAAAACAGATTGCCCagaaaaaatcaagaagGATGAGGGAGCATTCGCCTACATCAAATTTCTCTAGTGAAAATTTACTATTATCATCAGATTTCCAGAATTTCAACAGTACTGACTCTATCACAAATGAGGAATCCCCTACCAATTTGGAgatggaagaagaagatgaagatgatgcagatgaagatgaagatgatgcagatgaagatgaatacATAGATAGTTTAgatattctttcaaaggTTGCTCTTGAAATGGAGGATGAAGGTGACTTGGTTGACGATGACAATGGCGGTAGCGCTATCGATTTGAAGTCATTGGTTACAGCACTAGATGAATACGACGTCATGGATGATTCGATAATTGAAGGTGACACGCTTGATAAGCTTTTGTCActagatgaagatgacacAGTGGTACTTTCATCAAAGAATGATCCACTATTAGAAAAGGAGAATACTAGACCGATGGAGGAGGATACAGGATATGCTGAGGATGATGAATCAGAcagtgatgaagaaacGAGTCTAGAAAATTTACCTGTAAAATTGAGAGAAAATAGTATATTGAGAGTCAAAAAACGATCCAACAAAGCTTATAGACAGAACATTTCAAATCAACTCTTGACAAATTTCCAAGTTCATAAGAAACAACATGCAATGGGTGTTGCATTTGTAGAATTTGTTTGCATTTCCAACTTACCActtatgaagaaaaaagtgaCCAAAAGAGGTTTTGATATGGATCCATTTATTGTCGCTATATTTGGTAGAAGAGTGTTCAAGACCTCTACTAAAAAACACACTCTAGATCCTTATTTTAACGAATCAATTGCATTTGAAGTTTATCCTCATGAGGCTAACTATAACTTCCATTTCAAAGTTATAGACCAAGATTCTATTACGTTTAACGATAAAATTGCCAATTATAGTTTATCTTGGCACGATTTTTTACAAAAGCAAAATGATAATCATTCATGGACTGAACTTAATATACCTTTAAACCTGTTGATtccatcaaaaaataaagtgtACAAACAGCCTATTTTAACAATCAAGACTCGATTTATTCCATATTCCagtttaaaaaattcattctGGAAGCACGCAGTAAAGATGAGAATTGACAAAGAAAGCTTTGATTTTGTCGAGGTTATTCTATTTCTCGAAAAGTTGGGTTCTTTTACTACTGAGGAcactttgaaaattttcagcaAATGTAAAAAGCTTCCCTGGTCAGGAGATCACATAACAAGGGACGAACTAATTGAAAGTTTAGTAGCATGGCCTAAAACCTCAGAATTTAAAAACATTTGGAGGTGTCCTCGATGTTACagatcaagaaaaaatagTAACAATAgtacaaaatcaaaattgatggTCGAAAATGATCTTATCACTCATTTCTCAATATGTAGCTTCTCTAGTTCATTCAAGACTCTAAAGGCGTCCTATGTTTCCTCAGAATTTGCCTCTAAAAGGTGGTTCAGCAAAGTTCTCATCAAGTTAACGTATGGTCGATATGCATTGGGCAAGAACAATGCCAACATTCTTGTTCAAGATAGAGAAActggtattattattgaagaaaaaatcagTGCACATGTTAAAGTCGGTATGAGAATTCTTTATAATGGTAAAGGCCCTGAAACTAAGAAATTTAAGAGATTATTGAAGGTGATGTCTATTCGACAAggtagaaaatttgatagtCCTTTATCCGTAAAGCAAATTGAAccatttatcaaattccaTTCATTAGACACTTCGGAATGTCTTGAAACTGAGTATAAAtgttttaatgaatttttttacaGGAAATTGAAGCCAGGTAGTAGAACACCAGAAAGTCCAGATCCTAGAGTACTTATTTCACCTGCCGATTCAAGGTGTACTACTTTTTCTAGTATCCAGgaatcaaaagaaatttggaTAAAAGGTACAAAATTTAGCATTGGTAGACTGACAAATAATTATGAACATAAAACTTTTAATGAGTGGACTACAAGCGTCGCAGTATTTAGACTGGCACCTCAAGACTATCACAGATTCCATAGTCCATGTGATGGAGTCATTGGTGAGCCCCAATATATTGATGGCGAGTACTACACCGTAAATCCAATGGCAGTTCGTAGTGAACTGGATGTGTTTGGAGAAAATATTAGGGTAATTATTCCAATTGAAACTGAAGAGTTCGGGCAAATCTTATTCATACCAGTTGGTGCCATGATGGTGGGCTCCATTATTTTGACCTGTAAAAAGGGAGATCGAATTGAAAGAGGACAAGAACTTggttatttcaaatttggtGGATCTACCATTATTGTTGTATTACAAAAAAGGAacttatattttgattctgaCTTGGTCAAGAATTCGAGCGAGCAATTAGAAACATTAGTAAAAGTTGGTATGAGTATTGGACATGCACCAGATATAccagaattgaaaagaagcgtggaaaaactttcaaatccTGACCAAATCAGAAAAGTTAAAGAGAGAATTAGTATTACagatgaaaatgttgaaaaattaaacgACATGCCATGGCAGTACAGGACATTGAAGGAACAAATCTATGATGATCTTGGTGACGTCGATGTATCTGTCACTCATGATGATACCCcattttaaaatattcagGCTTATTTCTAGCATAGCATACCTAATATGTGATTTATATAACACGTCTTTTTATACAGAAAAGATATACTTTGCATTTTTGACtatatttttccaaatgTTTACTTACATGAATGATATTAATATGAATAAGATTACGATATGGGTAATTCCCTACCTTTACtgtttgaatttgatccataattattgtcaCTACCGATTTCAGCAAAACTCAGAGATCTTTTGCTAGGTAATACATCAATTCTATCCAGAAATTTTTCGGATATATTTGGTATTATTGGTTGACATAAAATTGCTAAAATACGACAAACTTCAATGCAAGTAAAAATGATCAAATCCTGCTCAAGTTCAGGCCTTTCCCAAGGTTTACTAATTTGTACGATAGCATTAGTATGGTTGATTATTGGCCAAATAAGTTTCAGAATCTGAGCGTAatcaaagttttcaattGCCTCTTTCAtgacaatttttaattCCTTCAACGAGTTTAGCAGGTTAGACACTTCAGTTCTTAAATTATCatctttgataatttcattgTATTCTTGACTTAAGTTTTCAGAGTGGAACCGCTGTACACTCCTtgatatattaaattttgtacCGCAACATCTGTTGATTAAATTCCCCCATTTACCAATAAAAAGCTCTTTCAGGTGTGCTACATCTTGTTCTACAAAATTGGAATCATCTTCtagatttgaattttccaatacGTACCATCTAATTATATCCGttccatattttttgcCAATTTCAATTGGCTCTACAACGTTTCCAATACTCTTCGACATTTTCATTCCATTAGATATCCAATGGTTATGTATTATTATACGTCTTGGAAGTGGTAATTCGGCGCCCCAAAGAAAGCAAGGCCAATAGATAGAATGGAATTTCATTATATCTTTCCCGATTACATGAGATGTGTTCTTCCATTCAAGAGAATTGACGTTACTGATCCCACCAATTGAAGTAATATAATTTGTTAGGGCATCAAACCAGACATATATGATTTGGGAATCATCGTTTGGAACTTTAACACCCCAATTCAATCTGGATATTGGTCttgatattgatagatCTTTCAGTTCTGTGGACTTCAAGTAATTCAAAAGTTGATGATGTTTTGATCTTGGTTGTATAAAGTGTGGGTTTTCttcgaaaaattttatcaatctATCCTGGAATTGAGacaatttgaagaaataatttgtCTCAGATTGATATACTACTTCATTTTGCGATTCAgtattgataaatttgttaGGTTCATTAGGATTTTTGATGACTTTTGATTCTGGATAGAATGTTTCATCGGAGATTGAGTACCATCCCTTGTGAGTACCTTTATAAATCAGCTTATTCTTATTGCATAGTTCCCATAACTTTGTTACGTTTGCAATATGATCACTATTTGTGGTTCGAATAAAATTAGTGAATGAAATGTTGTAGAAGTTATCCAATCTAATAAATTCTGGGTATAATTTATTGACAAAATCTAATGGAGTCTTATATTTTTGCCtttcactttcaatttgaatcttcAACCCATGTTCATCGGTTCCTGTGGTGAAGAGTGACTTGGCGTTGTTCAATTGCATCCACCTGTGGTAAACGTCGCATAAGAGGCTTGAATATAAGTGGCCCAAATGAGGTTTTGCATTAGGATAAAAGATTGGTGTAGTAACGTGTGACACACTAGAGTAAAGTCTTAGGTTGATCATCCATATGAAGCACCAGGTCAAGTTGTTATTGTTGTGTTTCTGTAGTGCTACTAAGaataaggaaaaaaaagtttgaaCCGGTGATCctaatatttatttatttatatatattgatatATACATGTGTATGAGCAGCTCATACGAATATTGCCATGAGGGCAAATACGCTgtagaagatgaagagaGGATAGGCAATCAAAGCTCTTGCGCTGTGTAATTGTAAAAGGGAGTTTAAGAAGCCCGAAGAGGACCAAGTACTCCAAAAGACGAAGAGTGATCCTGCAAAATAGCCCAGTGAGTTGTTTaagttgatgaaaatggcTAATAGAGTGAGAAAACATAGTGGTAGGAAGCAGTAACCTAGGATTGACATTGTGTTGAAGAATCTTAGATTGCTATTATTGTTACTGCTCatgaattttgataatgtaTGCAACGAAATGGAACCGAATAGAGCCACACCGTATATGTATCCAAAATGGACTTTACCACTCATTAGTAGAAACAAGCCAAAgagtaaaaaaaagattagTGGTCCTGATAAATCGGAATCGTTCAGAATTTCTTGAGAGACGTTATTGTTAATGGAAGTTGTTGGCATTAGTACGATCTTGGTCTTTCTAGTGATATGATCGAAATTGATACCGAGTTCTTCCAGGAGAGGGGGTTCGTGGGCATAACCCTTTGTAGACAACGCATTGATCAGTCCGGATGGCAGGGGATCAGGTTGGATGTTCATATTACCATTTGTATTAGAATCGTTATAATTTGGAGCTTGAAACGACATAGACCCTTGAGGGAAAGAAAACTGGTTTGATGGCTGGTAAAAAGCACCAGCAGACACGTTAGAATTGCTATTCATTTCTCGGATACCTTCTCGTTTCCCAATCCTTTTCAAAGAAGCTGGTCTTTTCAACTGCAAGTACTGCTTTGAACTTTCCAATTCGATTTTTGGCTTTTTCATGTCGCTAGATTCAGGATGCGGGTAACGAGTTTTGAATATGTGACAgatgttttattttctaaCCAAAGTGGTCAGGCACCATCATGTCAATGGGCTTATATTTATTGGGTTGGATGGCTTTCATTGCAGAATCATGATTTTTTGCAGATTTTTTCTGTTTGAGTGGCGATGAGCTAATTTTGTCTGGAAACCAGctcttcaacttcttcaaaacGCTAGCTACAGAATATTCCTTCGAGCAATGCATCCGATTCATCGATAACAATGGTTACAGCACCTCTTACGTTGATTTCCCGGCTGAATTGAACATCTTGGCTGACACTTTGCTGTCGCAACGCTTTCCCAAAGCCCGTCATGTCCAACGAATATCAGGAACCAcataagaaaaaaaatttggaagtGAAATTTGATCGATGGATGGAGGATGGCAAGTGTCAGCAGAGTGCTAGGAGGACAGTTAGAGTGTAATAAATCATGGGTATTATTGAGAAGATTAAGGCCATTGAGGAAGAGATGGCAAGAACCCAAAAAAACAAGGCCACAGAACATCATCTGGGGCTCTTGAAGGGTAAATTGGCAAGATACAGACAACAGCTGTTAGTTGATGAACAGGCGTCTTCTGGTGGTGCTGGTGGGTCAGGCTTCGAAGTGGCCAAGTCCGGTGATGCACGTGCCGTGCTGATAGGGTATCCTTCTGTGGGTAAGTCT includes these proteins:
- the MSM1 gene encoding methionine--tRNA ligase MSM1 (similar to Saccharomyces cerevisiae MSM1 (YGR171C); ancestral locus Anc_5.176), with product MINLRLYSSVSHVTTPIFYPNAKPHLGHLYSSLLCDVYHRWMQLNNAKSLFTTGTDEHGLKIQIESERQKYKTPLDFVNKLYPEFIRLDNFYNISFTNFIRTTNSDHIANVTKLWELCNKNKLIYKGTHKGWYSISDETFYPESKVIKNPNEPNKFINTESQNEVVYQSETNYFFKLSQFQDRLIKFFEENPHFIQPRSKHHQLLNYLKSTELKDLSISRPISRLNWGVKVPNDDSQIIYVWFDALTNYITSIGGISNVNSLEWKNTSHVIGKDIMKFHSIYWPCFLWGAELPLPRRIIIHNHWISNGMKMSKSIGNVVEPIEIGKKYGTDIIRWYVLENSNLEDDSNFVEQDVAHLKELFIGKWGNLINRCCGTKFNISRSVQRFHSENLSQEYNEIIKDDNLRTEVSNLLNSLKELKIVMKEAIENFDYAQILKLIWPIINHTNAIVQISKPWERPELEQDLIIFTCIEVCRILAILCQPIIPNISEKFLDRIDVLPSKRSLSFAEIGSDNNYGSNSNSKGRELPIS
- the YIP1 gene encoding transporter YIP1 (similar to Saccharomyces cerevisiae YIP1 (YGR172C); ancestral locus Anc_5.177); this encodes MKKPKIELESSKQYLQLKRPASLKRIGKREGIREMNSNSNVSAGAFYQPSNQFSFPQGSMSFQAPNYNDSNTNGNMNIQPDPLPSGLINALSTKGYAHEPPLLEELGINFDHITRKTKIVLMPTTSINNNVSQEILNDSDLSGPLIFFLLFGLFLLMSGKVHFGYIYGVALFGSISLHTLSKFMSSNNNSNLRFFNTMSILGYCFLPLCFLTLLAIFINLNNSLGYFAGSLFVFWSTWSSSGFLNSLLQLHSARALIAYPLFIFYSVFALMAIFV
- the PSD2 gene encoding phosphatidylserine decarboxylase 2 (similar to Saccharomyces cerevisiae PSD2 (YGR170W); ancestral locus Anc_5.174) is translated as MRLISRKRHDPTISLKVHVVSTRKIDFFEKFNCNPMCLVSTNLFYNRKTDKLKSSHTNWNQILKLKLPDDPTSDLLRIIVYDVLFGDSPASSAASSRAVLTGSDLGQRHRHRDVSYLYVGEVQLSLLELFKNKETPHAYNFHIPNKWYRLYDYKRNKNVIGEIQLGFTLICDLKKLTTYEGYRSWEHKLLKQIAQKKSRRMREHSPTSNFSSENLLLSSDFQNFNSTDSITNEESPTNLEMEEEDEDDADEDEDDADEDEYIDSLDILSKVALEMEDEGDLVDDDNGGSAIDLKSLVTALDEYDVMDDSIIEGDTLDKLLSLDEDDTVVLSSKNDPLLEKENTRPMEEDTGYAEDDESDSDEETSLENLPVKLRENSILRVKKRSNKAYRQNISNQLLTNFQVHKKQHAMGVAFVEFVCISNLPLMKKKVTKRGFDMDPFIVAIFGRRVFKTSTKKHTLDPYFNESIAFEVYPHEANYNFHFKVIDQDSITFNDKIANYSLSWHDFLQKQNDNHSWTELNIPLNLLIPSKNKVYKQPILTIKTRFIPYSSLKNSFWKHAVKMRIDKESFDFVEVILFLEKLGSFTTEDTLKIFSKCKKLPWSGDHITRDELIESLVAWPKTSEFKNIWRCPRCYRSRKNSNNSTKSKLMVENDLITHFSICSFSSSFKTLKASYVSSEFASKRWFSKVLIKLTYGRYALGKNNANILVQDRETGIIIEEKISAHVKVGMRILYNGKGPETKKFKRLLKVMSIRQGRKFDSPLSVKQIEPFIKFHSLDTSECLETEYKCFNEFFYRKLKPGSRTPESPDPRVLISPADSRCTTFSSIQESKEIWIKGTKFSIGRLTNNYEHKTFNEWTTSVAVFRLAPQDYHRFHSPCDGVIGEPQYIDGEYYTVNPMAVRSELDVFGENIRVIIPIETEEFGQILFIPVGAMMVGSIILTCKKGDRIERGQELGYFKFGGSTIIVVLQKRNLYFDSDLVKNSSEQLETLVKVGMSIGHAPDIPELKRSVEKLSNPDQIRKVKERISITDENVEKLNDMPWQYRTLKEQIYDDLGDVDVSVTHDDTPF